From one Synechocystis sp. PCC 6803 substr. PCC-P genomic stretch:
- a CDS encoding glycosyltransferase family 2 protein: protein MFFSVVIPTYNRLPILEKCLRALEQQTFDETLISGYEIVVVDDGSTDGTLAWLDGHCQGFPHVRTWEQDHQGPAAARNLGVKEAAGDTIIFIDSDLVVTDIFLQAHAEGLQRGQKQYNSDRVFTYGAVVNTCNFDSPQSEPYKLTDYSAAFFATGNVAIAKQWLLEAGLFDTGFQLYGWEDLELGVRLKNLGLKLVKCPRAVGYHWHPPFSLQQIPKLIDQEIQRGRMGVLFYQKHPTWEVRLMIQMTRLHWFLWGLLSLGGRLNEKTMAPLLQWLIDHDRPQLALEIARIFLNWYNVQGVYAAFAESQSSH, encoded by the coding sequence ATGTTTTTCAGTGTTGTCATTCCCACCTATAATCGTCTGCCGATCCTGGAAAAATGCCTACGGGCCCTGGAACAACAAACCTTTGACGAAACCTTAATTTCAGGCTACGAAATTGTGGTGGTGGATGACGGCTCCACCGATGGCACCCTAGCCTGGCTAGATGGACATTGCCAGGGATTTCCCCATGTCCGAACCTGGGAACAGGACCACCAGGGGCCCGCTGCCGCCCGGAATCTTGGGGTTAAGGAAGCCGCCGGGGACACCATCATTTTTATTGACAGTGATTTGGTGGTGACGGACATTTTTCTCCAAGCCCATGCCGAAGGTTTACAACGGGGCCAAAAACAATACAATTCAGACCGGGTTTTTACCTATGGGGCCGTGGTCAATACCTGTAACTTTGACTCTCCCCAATCGGAACCCTACAAACTCACTGATTATTCCGCCGCCTTCTTTGCCACTGGCAACGTGGCGATCGCCAAGCAATGGTTACTAGAAGCAGGCTTATTTGACACTGGCTTTCAACTGTATGGCTGGGAAGATTTGGAATTGGGAGTCAGACTGAAAAATTTAGGTCTAAAACTCGTTAAATGCCCCCGGGCAGTGGGCTATCATTGGCATCCTCCCTTCAGTTTGCAACAAATCCCCAAATTAATCGACCAGGAAATACAACGGGGGCGTATGGGGGTTTTATTTTACCAAAAACATCCCACCTGGGAAGTGCGGCTGATGATTCAAATGACTCGGCTCCATTGGTTTCTATGGGGATTACTCTCCTTAGGGGGACGCTTGAATGAAAAAACAATGGCCCCACTCCTCCAATGGCTCATTGACCATGATCGCCCCCAACTAGCCCTAGAAATTGCCCGAATTTTCCTCAATTGGTATAACGTTCAAGGGGTATATGCCGCCTTTGCAGAAAGTCAAAGCTCCCATTAA
- the nblB gene encoding phycobilisome degradation protein NblB, which yields MSDSLTAIKALLGSDNFSDKVRGLNQLRALEPAEAFPLLKPLVNDANPRIRYAAVSQLDPVGKADLEQSLQLLRDRLFNDPEIDVQSVAADVIGGLKLTAAYPDLQKAYEETPEWLLQMSIVATLGEMGDRRGFDLLKIALDSENSLIRTAAISALGELGNPEALPLLASLVQDEDWQVRYRLALAVGHLEHPDRQSLLQQLAQDQVEQVANTAQELLTA from the coding sequence ATGAGTGATTCCCTCACCGCCATCAAAGCATTACTGGGTTCGGATAATTTTAGTGATAAAGTCCGGGGCTTGAATCAATTGCGGGCCCTGGAGCCGGCCGAAGCTTTTCCCCTGCTGAAACCTTTGGTTAACGATGCCAATCCCCGCATCCGCTATGCCGCTGTTAGTCAACTGGATCCGGTGGGTAAAGCCGATTTGGAACAATCATTGCAACTCCTGCGCGATCGGCTGTTTAACGATCCGGAAATTGATGTGCAATCGGTGGCCGCCGACGTGATTGGGGGGCTAAAATTAACCGCCGCCTACCCTGACTTGCAAAAAGCCTACGAAGAAACTCCTGAATGGCTCTTGCAGATGAGCATTGTGGCCACCCTGGGGGAAATGGGCGATCGCCGGGGCTTCGACCTGCTGAAAATCGCCCTTGATTCTGAGAATAGCTTGATTAGAACGGCGGCCATCAGTGCGTTGGGAGAATTGGGCAACCCGGAAGCCCTACCTCTGCTTGCCTCCTTAGTACAAGACGAAGACTGGCAAGTGCGCTATCGTTTAGCCCTGGCGGTGGGTCATCTAGAACATCCCGATCGCCAAAGCCTACTGCAACAGTTGGCTCAGGATCAGGTGGAACAGGTGGCCAACACAGCTCAGGAATTATTGACCGCCTAG
- the pheA gene encoding prephenate dehydratase, with protein MPPLVVAHLGPRGTNTETVALVYGEQHQERTGQAVEFFPCPSIGKTLEAAAQRLVDVAIVPVENSTEGGIAITLDCLWAAENLKIQQELVLPITHVLLSRGKLLADLTKVVSHPQALGQCQKWLGAHLPQVSLVPANSTTEAIQIIGDDPTAAAIASPRAATLFDLSVLQTDIQDYPDNCTRFWAISSEGYLAGSHTTLAFSVPRNVPGALVAPLQLLAQRNINLSRIESRPTKRSLGEYVFFMDLEASQTEPRLQEALEKLKQYTEVLKIFGSYPTKVLQLADLQHFHPPGWSSPS; from the coding sequence ATGCCGCCATTGGTCGTTGCACATTTGGGGCCAAGGGGAACCAACACGGAAACCGTCGCCCTGGTTTATGGGGAACAGCATCAGGAGCGCACTGGGCAGGCGGTGGAGTTTTTTCCCTGTCCCAGCATTGGCAAAACCCTGGAGGCGGCGGCCCAACGCTTGGTGGATGTGGCGATCGTGCCGGTGGAGAATTCGACGGAAGGAGGCATTGCCATTACCCTGGACTGCCTTTGGGCGGCGGAAAATTTAAAAATACAACAGGAATTAGTGCTGCCCATTACCCATGTTTTGCTCAGCCGGGGAAAACTTTTGGCGGATTTAACCAAGGTTGTGTCCCATCCCCAAGCCCTGGGGCAATGCCAGAAATGGTTGGGGGCTCATCTTCCCCAGGTAAGTTTGGTGCCGGCCAATTCCACCACTGAAGCGATTCAGATTATTGGTGATGACCCCACAGCGGCGGCGATCGCCTCTCCTAGGGCCGCCACCCTATTCGATCTTTCTGTACTACAAACGGACATTCAAGATTATCCTGACAATTGCACTCGCTTCTGGGCGATCAGTTCAGAGGGTTATCTTGCTGGAAGCCATACCACCCTTGCCTTTAGTGTTCCCCGCAATGTGCCCGGAGCCCTAGTAGCTCCCCTGCAACTCCTGGCCCAGAGGAATATTAACCTGAGTCGCATTGAATCCCGCCCCACCAAAAGGTCTTTGGGGGAATATGTTTTTTTTATGGATTTAGAAGCCAGCCAAACGGAACCCAGACTCCAGGAAGCCCTAGAAAAGCTCAAACAATACACAGAAGTGCTTAAAATTTTTGGCAGCTACCCCACAAAAGTCCTACAATTGGCAGACCTCCAGCATTTCCATCCACCAGGCTGGTCCAGCCCGTCTTAA
- a CDS encoding MASE1 domain-containing protein has protein sequence MARQDYWAPIHRHELVRWIKGSGSASFWQNPLLHNILLNLLVALFYVVGIRLSDQLVSTLLPGRISPVWFPSALTFGVFFHFGHWVTPGIILGSVLGLVSVLSTFDPPPSIAQFLVLETAFAFANTLQPFIGDLWLKNKLISVAQKESVTIIKDSDSIQEPLAILNPFQRVSTTLAFVQGAIIGPFLSAVIGVTTLLLMGIIARENFFYSWITWWSNSVLAIIVFTPVLINIRFYHFRRHHFFNTKLVISLVLTFLVWFLSFYHSFPVAYMFLPLILFVVFHFGDFFASIFVAFFAFFAIFATAQGQGLFNQDSGNNSIIFLQLFTAVISMTALFFSAIIQEKKIAQQSLSRAVKNLENEVQKRTDKLAAANKSLELANIELNKLAHIDGLTRIPNRRYFEQQFAEEWQIFLGRGKSLTVMMVDVDHFKLYNDHYGHSQGDICLAEIAQILQCCIRQPGSDFVARYGGEEFVLVLPEVDQFGAIAIAQRIKTALQTRNISHHAVDLAGNVTCSIGIAVAHSRFASSKETLLKQADQALYCAKQAGRNQYFLFDHAEE, from the coding sequence ATGGCCAGACAGGATTACTGGGCTCCGATTCATCGTCATGAACTGGTTCGCTGGATTAAGGGCAGTGGCAGTGCGAGTTTTTGGCAGAATCCCCTCCTACATAATATTCTTTTAAATCTTCTGGTAGCTCTGTTTTATGTTGTAGGAATTAGGCTGAGCGACCAGTTAGTTAGCACTCTATTGCCGGGAAGAATTTCCCCTGTTTGGTTTCCTTCTGCCCTCACCTTTGGTGTGTTTTTTCACTTTGGTCATTGGGTTACCCCCGGCATTATTCTTGGCTCAGTGTTGGGTTTAGTTTCAGTACTTTCTACCTTTGATCCGCCCCCTAGTATTGCTCAATTTCTGGTCTTGGAAACAGCTTTTGCCTTTGCCAATACTCTTCAGCCCTTTATAGGGGATCTCTGGCTAAAAAATAAACTGATATCAGTTGCCCAAAAGGAATCTGTGACCATTATCAAAGACAGTGACAGCATACAAGAACCGTTGGCTATCCTCAATCCATTCCAAAGGGTTTCCACCACCCTTGCGTTTGTTCAGGGGGCCATAATTGGTCCGTTTTTGTCTGCGGTTATTGGTGTTACCACTTTACTTTTAATGGGCATTATTGCTCGGGAAAACTTTTTCTATTCCTGGATAACTTGGTGGTCCAATAGTGTGCTGGCAATTATTGTCTTCACACCAGTGTTAATTAATATTCGATTTTATCATTTTCGTCGTCATCATTTTTTCAACACTAAGCTAGTTATCTCCCTTGTTTTAACTTTTTTGGTTTGGTTTCTATCGTTTTATCATTCCTTCCCCGTCGCCTACATGTTTTTGCCACTAATTCTATTTGTGGTCTTTCATTTTGGTGACTTCTTTGCCAGTATTTTTGTTGCTTTCTTTGCTTTTTTTGCTATTTTTGCCACTGCCCAAGGCCAAGGTTTATTCAACCAAGATTCCGGCAATAACTCGATTATATTTCTCCAACTGTTTACGGCGGTCATTTCCATGACAGCATTGTTTTTCTCCGCTATTATTCAAGAAAAGAAAATTGCCCAACAATCCCTCTCCCGGGCAGTAAAAAATTTAGAAAATGAAGTGCAGAAAAGAACTGACAAGTTGGCTGCTGCTAACAAATCCTTGGAATTGGCCAATATTGAACTTAATAAATTAGCCCACATTGACGGTCTAACCCGTATCCCTAACCGTCGTTATTTTGAGCAACAATTTGCTGAAGAATGGCAGATTTTCCTGGGGAGGGGCAAGAGTCTAACGGTGATGATGGTGGATGTGGACCATTTCAAGCTCTATAACGACCATTATGGCCACAGTCAGGGAGACATTTGCCTCGCGGAGATTGCCCAAATATTGCAATGCTGTATCCGTCAACCAGGATCTGATTTTGTCGCCCGTTACGGAGGGGAAGAGTTTGTCTTAGTCTTGCCGGAGGTAGACCAGTTCGGGGCGATCGCCATTGCCCAAAGAATTAAAACTGCCCTACAAACCAGAAATATTTCCCACCACGCAGTTGATCTGGCCGGCAATGTCACCTGTAGCATTGGCATCGCTGTAGCCCATTCTAGATTTGCCAGTAGCAAGGAAACCTTGCTCAAACAAGCAGACCAAGCTTTGTATTGTGCAAAGCAGGCAGGCAGGAATCAATATTTTCTTTTCGACCATGCTGAGGAGTGA
- a CDS encoding HD domain-containing protein, translating to MNRSNPTPLTARFGDALVLANQLHAEQCRKGSRVPYISHLLGVTALVLEMGGSEDEAIAALLHDAVEDQGGMETLAMIENQFGRTVAALVRDCSDSTTTPKPPWEQRKQEHLEKMRQASLAVLKISLADNLHNARTIAIDLRRHGDEIWQKFNRGKSGILWYYQSIWSIYQDRNPNAWSNELIDIIDGWRYGKL from the coding sequence ATGAATCGATCAAATCCTACTCCTCTCACTGCCCGCTTTGGTGATGCTCTGGTATTGGCCAACCAACTACACGCCGAACAATGCCGCAAAGGTTCCCGGGTGCCCTACATCAGTCATTTGTTGGGGGTGACAGCCCTGGTATTGGAAATGGGAGGCAGTGAAGATGAGGCGATCGCCGCTTTGCTCCATGATGCAGTGGAAGACCAAGGGGGCATGGAAACCCTGGCCATGATCGAAAATCAATTTGGCCGAACGGTGGCGGCTTTAGTCCGAGACTGTTCAGACAGTACCACCACACCCAAGCCTCCCTGGGAACAACGAAAGCAAGAACATTTGGAAAAAATGCGTCAGGCTTCCCTAGCGGTGCTGAAAATTTCCTTGGCAGATAACCTCCACAATGCCCGCACCATCGCCATTGATTTACGTCGCCATGGAGATGAAATTTGGCAAAAGTTTAATCGGGGTAAATCCGGCATTCTTTGGTACTATCAATCCATCTGGAGCATTTACCAAGACCGTAACCCCAATGCTTGGTCCAATGAGTTGATTGATATCATCGACGGCTGGCGCTATGGCAAATTGTGA
- the cofH gene encoding 7,8-didemethyl-8-hydroxy-5-deazariboflavin synthase subunit CofH: protein MVLSTVNLTLIEELAAQALALEDLTPEQGLLLLQCDDPGGWEVIRQYGDRLRRKLVGETVTYVVNRNINFTNICEQHCNFCAFRRDDGQTGAYWLTDSEIFNKTKGAVAQGATEICLQGGLNPQAKINGSSLAYYVNLVETIKGQFPQLHLHGFSPQEIQFIARQDGLTYGEVLMALKFSGLDSLPGTAAEVLVDRVRRIICPEKIDSQTWLEIIGLAHRHGLPTTSTLMAGHVETPEEIITHLDRLRQRQQTSLAQGYAASITEFILLPFVGEKAPPSLRKRVGRDQPDLDQALQIMAIARLYLGKWIVNHQPSWVKLGLTGATTALEWGCNDLGGTLMEEHITTMAGAKGGTCLTATQLQNAIISTGRPYQQRTTLYEHLNANLNKIGLK from the coding sequence ATGGTGCTATCTACCGTCAACCTTACCCTGATTGAAGAACTGGCCGCCCAAGCCCTGGCCCTGGAAGATTTGACTCCTGAGCAGGGTTTGCTACTCTTGCAATGTGATGATCCCGGAGGTTGGGAGGTGATCCGGCAATACGGCGATCGCCTACGGCGGAAATTGGTAGGGGAAACGGTCACCTATGTGGTCAATCGCAACATTAATTTCACCAATATTTGCGAGCAACATTGTAATTTTTGCGCTTTTCGTCGGGATGACGGACAAACGGGAGCCTACTGGTTAACCGACTCGGAAATTTTCAACAAAACTAAGGGCGCAGTGGCCCAGGGAGCAACGGAAATTTGTCTCCAGGGGGGGTTAAATCCCCAGGCAAAAATTAATGGTTCCAGCTTGGCCTATTACGTCAACTTAGTCGAAACCATCAAGGGACAATTTCCCCAGCTCCATCTCCACGGCTTTTCTCCCCAGGAAATTCAATTTATCGCCCGCCAGGATGGTTTGACCTATGGAGAAGTGTTAATGGCCCTCAAATTCTCTGGGTTGGATTCCTTACCCGGCACGGCAGCAGAAGTATTGGTGGACCGGGTAAGGCGTATTATTTGCCCGGAAAAAATCGATAGTCAGACTTGGTTGGAGATCATCGGTTTAGCCCATCGCCACGGTTTACCCACCACCAGTACCCTCATGGCAGGGCACGTTGAAACCCCAGAGGAGATTATTACCCACCTCGATCGCCTACGCCAAAGGCAACAAACAAGTCTAGCCCAAGGTTATGCCGCCAGTATTACTGAATTTATCCTCCTGCCCTTTGTGGGGGAAAAAGCGCCCCCTAGCCTGAGGAAAAGGGTCGGCAGAGACCAGCCGGATTTAGATCAAGCCCTACAAATTATGGCGATTGCCCGTTTGTATCTAGGAAAATGGATTGTCAATCACCAACCAAGCTGGGTCAAACTGGGGCTGACGGGAGCCACCACCGCTTTGGAATGGGGCTGTAATGATTTGGGCGGAACCCTGATGGAAGAACACATCACCACCATGGCCGGGGCTAAAGGGGGAACCTGTCTGACCGCCACCCAACTGCAGAATGCCATCATCTCCACTGGTCGCCCCTATCAACAACGCACTACCCTCTATGAACATCTCAACGCGAATTTAAATAAAATTGGACTAAAATAA
- a CDS encoding VOC family protein, with product MGHSAMVFCKKAFLTIGAVNFAEVVAFYQSLLEQEPQPYSPGRYGEFQLPGMVLAIFSPHPDHAQEFSCSDRSGFSLCLEVADLPTAIASIGKFHLPIAENNITYASHGREIYLYDPAGNRLILHENC from the coding sequence ATGGGGCACAGCGCCATGGTTTTCTGCAAAAAAGCTTTTCTCACCATTGGTGCTGTTAATTTTGCTGAAGTGGTGGCTTTTTATCAATCTCTTCTGGAACAAGAACCCCAGCCCTACTCCCCCGGACGTTATGGTGAATTTCAGTTGCCAGGGATGGTATTGGCAATTTTTTCCCCCCACCCAGACCATGCCCAGGAATTTTCCTGTTCTGACCGTAGTGGCTTTAGCCTTTGTTTAGAAGTGGCTGATTTACCCACGGCGATCGCCAGCATTGGTAAGTTCCATCTCCCTATCGCTGAAAACAACATTACCTATGCCAGCCACGGGCGAGAAATTTATCTTTATGATCCAGCGGGAAATCGTCTCATTCTCCACGAAAATTGTTAG
- a CDS encoding DUF3611 family protein, which translates to MNRRNTELANPIPQAALRASVDLTTWGNIGFWVQIVLGAFSVVTFLFAGFSLSGPNRTTGIEAGILSAFISIVLLGFGIFFSTRYRRLGRNLKDSEATKHPRRADILKLIRIGLIINLVGMGTAIIGGAAMSGIVLGKALSVPPGTFASAADPNRFVQSTDLLAIQANINTIIAHFTGLLSSLWLLDRLNK; encoded by the coding sequence ATGAACCGACGCAACACCGAATTGGCCAATCCCATTCCCCAGGCCGCCTTGCGGGCCTCCGTAGACTTGACCACCTGGGGCAATATCGGCTTTTGGGTGCAGATTGTTTTGGGAGCCTTTTCCGTAGTCACGTTTTTGTTTGCTGGTTTTAGTCTAAGTGGCCCCAACCGCACTACAGGTATTGAAGCGGGCATCCTTTCAGCCTTTATTTCCATTGTCCTGTTGGGGTTTGGCATTTTCTTTTCCACTCGCTACCGTCGCTTAGGGCGTAACCTCAAGGACTCGGAGGCCACTAAGCATCCCCGCCGGGCCGATATTCTCAAACTGATTCGTATTGGCTTAATCATCAACTTAGTGGGCATGGGTACCGCCATCATTGGGGGAGCGGCCATGAGTGGCATTGTGTTGGGGAAAGCCCTCAGTGTACCACCGGGAACCTTTGCCTCCGCCGCTGACCCCAACCGCTTTGTTCAGTCTACGGATCTCCTCGCTATTCAGGCCAACATCAACACCATCATTGCCCACTTCACTGGTTTGTTGTCGTCCCTGTGGTTGCTAGACCGTCTGAACAAGTAA
- a CDS encoding biotin--[acetyl-CoA-carboxylase] ligase, with protein MAEISDPGNGDWLDQAWQEDHGQPISLARPDILSGLKVIAPACTDSTNQILWDLRHQGYHPPLVAIAREQTAGRGQWGRTWQSPPGGLYLSLWLATDLPISYGPHLVLWSAWGIAHALIQHGIPVQVKWPNDLLLKGKKLAGIKTESKINGNRITAAIIGVGINWTNPVPATGIALGPFCEAESIQSINSLTDLAEITLAGLTLGWHRYQREGIAGILVDYLQLFAHRGREISLTQGVGIIESVTAQGELVVLIGQRREIILPGTVSLDYDHAG; from the coding sequence ATGGCGGAAATCAGTGACCCTGGGAACGGGGATTGGCTCGATCAAGCTTGGCAGGAAGACCATGGCCAACCTATATCCCTGGCCCGCCCGGATATCCTCTCTGGGTTAAAGGTCATTGCCCCTGCCTGTACCGACTCCACCAACCAAATACTCTGGGATTTACGACATCAGGGTTATCACCCGCCCCTAGTGGCGATCGCCAGGGAACAAACCGCTGGCCGGGGGCAATGGGGTCGGACTTGGCAGTCTCCTCCGGGGGGATTGTACCTATCTCTGTGGTTAGCCACTGATTTACCAATCAGTTATGGTCCCCATCTAGTTCTATGGAGTGCCTGGGGCATTGCCCACGCGCTGATTCAGCACGGTATTCCAGTGCAAGTTAAATGGCCCAATGACCTGTTATTGAAGGGGAAAAAATTAGCTGGCATTAAAACCGAAAGCAAAATCAATGGGAACAGAATCACCGCCGCCATCATTGGGGTGGGCATTAACTGGACTAACCCAGTACCAGCCACTGGCATTGCCCTAGGGCCCTTTTGTGAAGCGGAATCAATCCAGAGTATCAACAGTCTGACGGATTTAGCTGAAATTACCCTGGCGGGGCTCACCCTTGGTTGGCATCGTTACCAAAGAGAAGGCATTGCAGGCATTTTGGTAGATTATCTCCAATTATTTGCCCATCGGGGCCGGGAAATTAGCCTAACCCAGGGAGTTGGCATAATTGAATCCGTCACCGCCCAGGGAGAATTGGTGGTGCTGATTGGTCAACGACGGGAAATAATCCTCCCCGGCACCGTCAGTCTGGACTACGATCACGCCGGATAA
- a CDS encoding universal stress protein — MSINCWRSPNRAIGKSSGGVIMFKTILFPLDRSREARDAAQMVADLVKIHQSQLILLSVVEKNPPGQDHEAHGMDSPEAVAKLLEAAQAVFSQQGIATKTIEREGMASFTICDVADEVNADLIVMGCRGLGLTTEGVAESVTARVINLSPCPVLVVP, encoded by the coding sequence ATGTCGATCAATTGCTGGCGATCGCCTAATCGCGCTATTGGTAAGAGTAGCGGAGGTGTCATTATGTTCAAAACCATTTTATTTCCCCTAGACCGGAGCCGAGAAGCAAGGGATGCGGCCCAGATGGTGGCGGATTTAGTCAAAATCCACCAAAGCCAGTTAATTCTGCTGTCAGTGGTGGAAAAAAATCCCCCCGGCCAAGACCACGAAGCCCATGGCATGGATTCCCCGGAAGCGGTGGCTAAATTACTGGAGGCGGCCCAGGCGGTTTTTTCCCAACAGGGCATTGCCACCAAAACCATTGAACGGGAAGGCATGGCTTCTTTCACCATCTGTGACGTGGCCGATGAGGTGAATGCTGACCTAATCGTGATGGGCTGTCGGGGTTTGGGTCTCACCACCGAAGGAGTGGCGGAAAGTGTCACTGCTAGGGTAATTAATCTTTCCCCCTGCCCAGTGCTGGTGGTGCCCTAG
- the ubiE gene encoding bifunctional demethylmenaquinone methyltransferase/2-methoxy-6-polyprenyl-1,4-benzoquinol methylase UbiE — translation MSNSLLTQPTQESVQQIFARIAPQYDDLNTFLSFGQHHIWKAMAVKWSGVSPGDRLLDVCCGSGDLAFQGAKVVGTRGKVVGLDFCAELLAIAAGKHKSKYAHLPMQWLQGDALALPFSDNEFDGATMGYGLRNVGNIPQALTELQRVLKPGKKVAILDFHQPGNALAANFQRWYLANVVVPMAKQWRLTEEYAYLQPSLDRFPTGPKQVQFALEVGFAKAVHYPIAAGLMGVLVAEK, via the coding sequence ATGAGTAATTCCCTATTAACCCAACCGACTCAGGAGAGCGTACAGCAAATTTTTGCCCGCATTGCGCCCCAGTATGATGACCTCAACACATTTTTGAGTTTTGGCCAGCACCATATTTGGAAGGCCATGGCGGTGAAGTGGAGCGGCGTATCACCTGGCGATCGCCTGTTGGACGTGTGTTGTGGCAGTGGGGATTTGGCTTTCCAGGGGGCAAAAGTGGTGGGCACTAGGGGAAAAGTTGTTGGACTAGATTTTTGTGCAGAATTATTGGCGATCGCCGCTGGGAAACATAAAAGTAAATATGCCCATTTGCCCATGCAATGGCTGCAAGGAGATGCCCTGGCATTACCCTTCTCTGACAATGAATTTGACGGAGCTACTATGGGTTACGGCCTCCGGAATGTGGGCAATATTCCCCAAGCGCTGACGGAGTTGCAACGGGTGCTCAAACCGGGTAAGAAAGTGGCCATCCTGGATTTTCACCAGCCAGGTAATGCTCTGGCGGCCAACTTTCAGCGTTGGTACCTGGCTAATGTGGTGGTGCCCATGGCCAAACAATGGCGGTTAACTGAAGAGTACGCCTATCTGCAACCCAGTTTGGACCGCTTTCCCACTGGCCCTAAACAAGTACAATTTGCCCTAGAAGTCGGGTTTGCCAAAGCTGTCCACTATCCCATCGCCGCTGGTTTAATGGGGGTTTTAGTGGCGGAAAAATAG
- a CDS encoding CopG family antitoxin: protein MNKPLPKMNSDQEAEDLLEQDLTDYLVPENFTKTTFEFAPKDKSITLRLSSELLTAVKNTASAQGMNYQKYIREVLEQSVLRP from the coding sequence ATGAACAAGCCTTTACCAAAAATGAACAGTGATCAAGAAGCAGAAGATCTTTTGGAGCAGGATTTGACAGACTATTTAGTCCCAGAGAACTTTACCAAGACAACTTTTGAGTTTGCCCCTAAGGACAAAAGTATTACCCTGCGCTTGTCATCGGAGCTTTTGACTGCGGTTAAAAATACCGCTAGCGCTCAAGGAATGAATTACCAAAAGTACATCAGGGAGGTTTTGGAACAATCGGTACTTCGCCCTTAA
- a CDS encoding BrnT family toxin codes for MNPKIDGFEWDEGNEQKCQKHGLTKADIEAFFKNQVWIAPDVKHSLQEERFLAVGYSDSGRPMFVVFTLRIQDENTLLRPISARYMHQGEVQKYEQAFTKNEQ; via the coding sequence ATGAATCCAAAAATTGATGGGTTTGAGTGGGATGAAGGCAACGAACAAAAATGCCAGAAACACGGATTGACCAAAGCTGACATTGAAGCGTTTTTCAAAAATCAAGTTTGGATTGCGCCAGATGTTAAACACTCTCTCCAAGAAGAAAGGTTTCTCGCTGTTGGTTATTCTGATTCTGGCAGGCCCATGTTTGTCGTCTTTACCTTACGTATTCAGGATGAAAACACTCTATTGCGCCCTATCAGTGCCCGTTATATGCATCAAGGAGAAGTACAAAAATATGAACAAGCCTTTACCAAAAATGAACAGTGA